In the genome of Phragmites australis chromosome 9, lpPhrAust1.1, whole genome shotgun sequence, the window TAACGCTAGGAACGTCGGCTACCCCCCATATTGATGATCACGCTTACTTCTGAGTCGCTAACTTGTGGGGACGCATGATGTCACTTGCGCACATGTCGACGTTGCAAGTCACGATAACGGGGTAGCAACACCCTTATTGATGGTTTTAAACGAACAGGCAGGATCAGGTTAGTCATCACGTGCATGGTGGATGCTACCCGACGCTTAtgttgagaaaccgctgctACTGGGTGTAATCCAACGATCCCTCGAGAGAGcaattgcaaaaggagacacaatGTAGGAGAAAaggctttcttttctttattcatctgtgtttacaatgaggggtgttgccccatatatatagtgccaaaactccctaagagatagaatcgaatctttcaaAGAGATCGAAATAGGCCCACATTCAGTTGTGAAACTCTAGGTTTCCTAATACTCCCCTTGGGTACTTCTCGcgaaatgcatatgtctcatcaaaactccccaaaaacccagtgggaaaaattgggagaaagagtacatagctcgcgaCATAGTCACATAAATTACCttattaaaaaccttaacatgagaaaGTTTAAGAAAATTCATttaagggaaaaagagtacaatccacccaaatgcttcatataatctttATTATTAACTTTgggcacttaatcttcttgactaagatttaattcttcatatcgGTATTACGTGAAAATTCTCCCCCTGAAATGGacaactctctaagcctcatcatcccaatgccacaaacacatctttcaaaactagatgcagggagagacttagtaaataaatctgcaagattttcacatgacttggtatgtattacctttatttcattcatattatgcaattcatgagtaTAAAAGAATATAGGGTTGATATGCTTcattaagttgcttttcacatatcccgatttcacttgtgcaacacatgcaacattatctttATGGATAATAGTGGGAGTGTTAGTAGTGTTTAAACCATATGACtgttggatatgattgatcactcttctaatccATGCGCATTTCCTTGCggcttcatataaagtttttattTCTGAGTGAttcgtcgaagtagatacaagactttgctttgacAGTTTCCAGGAAATTACAGTTACACCACATAGGAAAATATAGTCAGTCTGTGATTTCGCTGTATGCGGGTCTTACAGATACCCAGCATCTGCGTATCCGACTAGAATTAGGTcttgattctttctgtagaacagacCCAGATCtatgctaccttgcaagtaacaCAGAATTCCTTTCACGCCCTTCCAATACCTTCTAGTGGGCTCTATGTTGTATCGGGATTTCCGGTCCCAatattttctccccctcttctctaggtctataggaatcttgatctgcttgcaatgaTCTTCCGACCATGAGGGTTTTAGCGGGAagtgatttttcaaaaccaaacagctctaacaccttctgagtgtagtttgactgatgtactAAAACTTCAGGTTGGCTACCACTGAGATtcaatatctaaaggtaatgctaCCCATCATCGAGGAATAGATTCcttcataatcaacgcctgTTCGTTGAATGAAATATTGTACCACTAGTTGTGCTTTGTACGTCACAATTCCATtcatttcattcctcttacgaacaaaaatcCACCTGTATCCTATTGTTTTGATGTGGGGAGATGTGCGACATACTGACTAAAAAAaccctctcttttgttcaggaaTAATAGTTCAGCTGTTATTGTCTTCTGCCAGTCTTCCTAATCTGATCTCATTCTATATTCAGTGAGCGATGCAGGTTCAAGGTCATGATCTATAactgtggcaattttatttgcgaagtatacgtcaactattgtggttgctctgttCTAGGATTctcctgaattcacatagttcatTTCTATTTCATCATGAGTTGCACTTTCATGTGCTtctacatcttgctcttcattatttctttcaggtgcactttcaggtgcttcttcattatttcttactGCTGGAGCAAGgccctttagtttaccagcgtcaaTTTCTATTTCAGCGCACGCATTAtcgctggtttcttcctgcgtgGGAAGATACAAATTTGGTATACCTACTTCCCGAGGTTCCATACCATCGTCAGGTCTCAACTgactcttcttctttttttatttggggCATACGTTGAGAAACCGCTGCTACCGGGTGTAGTTTAGTGATTCTTCgagagaaaattgcaaaagaagACACAGTGTAGGGAAAAAtgctttctcttctttattcatATGTGTTTACAATGAGGGGTGCTCCTTCGTATATACAGTGCAGAAAACCCGAAAAAGATAGAAtcgaatttttcaaaaaaatcaagacAGATCCACGTTTAATTGTAAAACTACAAATTACCTAACAGCTTACAACATCTAGGACTAACAGGGCATTGGGGCCAGCCCGACGGCACCGGTCCACGAGGAGGGACGGTTTCTCTTTGATTCCTCTTGAACCCGATCCAACCCGACCTATCACTACCCTCCTCTGGCCAGACCCAAACTCAAAGTAAGACCCAAACTGACAGCAAGGCCCAACCGGACCAGACCGCGGCCTCAAAGCCCAACCACACCGGTTAGCCCTAGCCTACCCAACCACTCGCGCCCCTATCTAAGCAAGCACCCATCACATCCGTGCGCTCCcaacctcgccgccgccgccgccgccgccgacccaGCCGGTGAGGCCTTCTTCCCGAGCGCAGGAGCACCTTACTTCGCTGAATCCGTTCCTAACCCCGGTTCCTCGCCGGCGACTATCTTTTATCCGGTGAGCCGCTACCCGATCTAGTTCATGCTTTGGTGTTCTCGTACCATGCCGTGACACTTTATCAATTACTTACCTGCTGAAGACCTACGGCCTCCTAGTGGCCGGATCCCAAGACAGAGACCGTCGCGGACGCGTTCCCCGGCCTCTCGGTGTTCGGCGGACGTGGAAAGCGCCTTCTCGTCAAGAGGCGGTTTGATCCCgtggcggtggccttcgagGGCACAGTGGATCGTTTAGGTGTCGCTGGATCTTTGGTTCGTCGGGTTGCTTTTCCAGTGGTTCGAATTTGTTAGATATCAGGGCTTGTTCGTGTAGGAATTCAATATTTAGATAATTAGCTTCTTATCGGTGGTTGATTCGTCATCTAGGATTGGGTTGTGCGCGCATGTAGTGCCttcgcttttttttttctactgtCGGATGTACCTCACGCTTTTGCTGTTTCGGTTGCTCATGCTACGAATTCGACGACGAATTGTAGATCTTACATCGAAGCCAAATATTTTGCACTTATTTTGGGCACTTATTTGTTTACTCTTTTATCACAATTAATTTTGTTTGATAAGTGAGAAACTAACAGTTAACGAATTGGTGTTTCAGCTGCTCTCCCCCTATCTTGCCAATAACTCTTTTTTCTAGCTTAGCCCTAATTAATTACGGGGATTAAAATATAGGCTTATATGAGGTTGAGAACCATCAGCTTTGATGTAAACCTGTAGTAACAACCTTTTAAGAATTTGGCGTGATTGTTTTTACAACCTTTCTTTACTGGCTAGCATTACTCAATATTTTGCATTAATTTTGTTTTGCGTCAGGATTTGGAAAGATGCTGACAGTTGATAGAGGTGGTGACGACCTCGCAAGGAGCTCGAATGAGGAGCAAAGGACTAGCAAGGGTGGTGGAGAGATGATTGGTTATCTTCGCACAAGGTTGCATGAGAAGCGAAGGACTAGGAAGCGTGGGGGAGAAACAATTGGTTATCATCTCACAAGGTCAGATAAGAAGCAAAAGACTTGCGAGGGTGCAGGAGAGACAATTGGTTCATTGACTTCTGGTCTGCTGGCCATTCCTTTTTTCGGGCATACCTTTTACAACTCAATTGGAATATTCACAGTTGAGGTGTATCATTTTTATTTAACTAGGTCGGTTGCGTTTGGATACTACTCTTGCTGGGCTACTTGGCGGCTCTAGTGGTTCTGATCAAGATGTCTGTGATTGGCTTAGTGAAGAAGTTGCGTTAAAAATGGCCCGAAGTGTCGTCTCGCTTATCTTGTTTGATGGTGATTATGCTGTTTTATGCTTCTGAATTTTCCAAATAAGCATTTGAACATCAGCAACTAACTATTGGAATTATGATCTTTTGTAGGATCCATTAATATATTAGCATGCTCAGGCATCCCTATAGAAAGCAAAAAACCTGTTACAAGATTATTGACTTCAGGAAGTTTGGGTAGAATTTTTGTAGAAAAACGAAATTCTGGTTGTGACATGAAGGTTGGTGCTGCTAATCATCCTGTACTTACTTTGCTTGTTCATTCATTTACATAACTGTGGTAATTCTGTATTCTTTTCTCGCTTATATTCTCTTTTGCTTTATTGCCATTTTAGATTCAAGTGCGCGATGCATCCAATAATGTTGCCACAGGGTGGTTGGAACAGCACTTCTTGAATCATGGATTTACTCTTGTCAACGTCAAACAACCCCTTGATGTTCGTGCAGTACATCTTGATCATGAGGTGGAAATTCTACCTGACAGTAACCTGGTAGGCATAGAGCTTATTGATTCTGCCGGACCAACGGCCATAAGAGGGATCCTGACTAAAGATTCAAGCGCTTCTGAAGATGGCCTAGAGCTTTCATACTCCACTTGTAAAATCTCTAAGGTACGCTGTTGGTATCGCTCTTAATTCTCTAcatggttgtactgtaaatGAATAGTTGCATCATGATATGAGTGGTTAATGTATTAATATATGCACTGAAATATTTCTCCGATgcataaaaaattacatatttcCCCTATGTAACTCCTGTCCCAATCGGTGCCACTTTATTTTGTTCCTATGTAACCCTTGTTGCCTATCACTTTATTTTTGTGCTAGGTTGGCGATGGTGGACCACTTTTTGACGGTGATGGGAACTTTGTTGGCATGAACCTGTTTTTGGATGCTGGAAGAGGTGCTTTCATGCAAAGGAGTGTAATTGTTGAAAAATTGGAGCAAtttgagaaaagaattgaattgcTTGCATGCAGAAGGTTTCGGTATGTCTCGTTTATTTCCAGAATATATCAGCCGTAGCTTTCCCAATGTGCTTGTCTCACTGGTTCTGTTGGTTGCAATTGTGAGCCACGGTAGGACGAGGCCGAACATTAGCTGTTTGttccttttgtagcttttttggCATTTGTAATTTCTTCGAAGTCATGAATGTTTCTCCTCATTAACTACTTGATTTCTTTGCTATGCCTTGCACCTGTATAACCTGTCGCAGTTGCTCTGTGCTATGATTAGTGATATTGCTTTAGCGTTGAAGCCACTATGTTTGTCTAACTGAAAGAAAGTAAATTTGCATTCAGGCTAAAATATAGAGAATTCAACTCAGATTTATAACATCTCCCAAATCGAGGCATTTATGATTCTTAGGTCTGTTTCCCTATCTTTAGTGCAATTCTGTTCTTGAAGGTGTTTCATATGTTCGTGTTTTGGTTTGATCCGTATTACTTGTATTATAGTGTGTATTATATTTAGTATAATGAGTTCTCTATGTTCTGCTGCAGGTCTAGAAGAATACGCGCACCTGGGCCTCTGAAACAAAACGGAAAACACTATACCTCCTACCCAGAAGGTGATACAACCACTTCTTAAGACCACAAATTATAGCATTTTTATGCAATTCATAACCATTTCAGCGGAATACTATTTGTAAGCTCCTCACAAGTggtgctagttttttttttcttatcattGTGCTCGTATAATAAGTATACTACCATAGGGTCAGTGCCAATCAGTTAACCTTACTACGTTATGTTCATGGTAT includes:
- the LOC133928422 gene encoding uncharacterized protein LOC133928422, coding for MLTVDRGGDDLARSSNEEQRTSKGGGEMIGYLRTRLHEKRRTRKRGGETIGYHLTRSDKKQKTCEGAGETIGSLTSGRLRLDTTLAGLLGGSSGSDQDVCDWLSEEVALKMARSVVSLILFDGSINILACSGIPIESKKPVTRLLTSGSLGRIFVEKRNSGCDMKIQVRDASNNVATGWLEQHFLNHGFTLVNVKQPLDVRAVHLDHEVEILPDSNLVGIELIDSAGPTAIRGILTKDSSASEDGLELSYSTCKISKVGDGGPLFDGDGNFVGMNLFLDAGRGAFMQRSVIVEKLEQFEKRIELLACRRFRSRRIRAPGPLKQNGKHYTSYPEGNELTNQDLLEEDLNSLGYPKSVDCGMVLVNTFEDTFGDSYDSGEGVWGILSETVSKDLSQSVVSLASYKGEMRSFACSGIVTEWNGCTTILTSASLVRDRLDEDKIDKNLRIDVLLTNKQRTEGTLQHYNLHYNIAIVSFKGSCALSTANIYDRALNTTQVVAVGRCFESGTLMATRGKLTRWQKHWRSRFDCNVIQYSTCEITKAGIGGPVVDFEGKFVGMNFYDEKEGTPFLPQAMILLVLAHFEKRRIVAEADDDGYTNRWPVPKPFWRHPDHQRNEDK